The nucleotide sequence TCCCACACGCTGGCGCCGGGCAGTGCTGCAGCCACCTGCTTGAGGCTCTCCAGCACCGGGGCGCGCATCGCTTCGGTCTGCGCGCGCGGAATCTCCATGCCGTTGGTGCAGATCGGGTTGTGGCGGTTGAACGCATCCGAGCAGCGGTACGGCGGCGCCGGCAGTACCGGCTTGGGCGCTTCGAACACGATCCGCACGCCACGCTCTGCCAGCGGCCGCAGCTGTTCGATCGCCGCCGCGACTTCGCCCGCGCGCCCGCTCACTGCCGCCGGGCTGGCCAGGTCGGCCTGCACCTGCGCGATGTCGAACAGCTGGTACTGCTCCGCCAGGCGCGGTACGCGCAGGCCGGGCAGGAACAGCACGTCGCCTGCGCGCGCATTGGCCTGGATGTCATCCAGCACGTTCCGGGTGTACGCATCGCAGGCCGGATTCGGCCCACGCCAGCCCTGCATGCCGACCAGCGCACAGCCGCCACTGCCGTACAGGCGCACCTGGCCACCGTCCTGCACAACCTTGCGGCGCAGCAGTTCGTTGTAGACCAGCGCGTGCGAGTCGCCGGCGACGAACAACACCGTGCCGGTCCCGCTGCCGCCCGGACACTCGCCCCGCTGCAGCAGGCGCGCCTGCCCGCCCGCGACCGGAATGTGCGACTCGACCACCTGGCAGTCCGGCACTTCCTTCTTCAGGCCCTTCGCGTACGGATACCAGTCCAGCGGATGCCGACTGACCGTGCTCAGCGAGTAGTGCCGTTGATGCTTGACCAGTGCCGACTGCAGACCGGCGCCAAGTACGAGTACCGCCAGCCCCAGCAGCACCCAGCGTCCGTTCGTGCGCGGCCCGCGCGCGCCATGCCGCAGCGGCTGCTCCACCCAGCGCCAGGACAGCCAGGCCAGCGCGAACACCAGCAGCACGGCGATGGCGCCGTTGGCCACGGTCTCCAGCCCCACTGTCCAGCGGAACAGCACGAACACCGGCCAGTGCCACAGGTACAGCGAGTACGAAAGCTTGCCGACCCAGACCATCGGCGTGCTGGACAGCGCGCGCCCGATCCAGCCCTGCGGGTGGCCGTGCAGCACTGCGAGCAGCACGCCGGTGGACAGCACCGGCCACAGCCCATCCGGCCAAGGCGAGTGACCCGGCCGGGCAGACCACAGCCCGTACCCGAGTGCCGCCACGGCAAGCAGCAGCACCGGCGAACGCCATGAGAACCCGCGCGCCACCGGTACCGCGGTGAAACGCCCGGCCAGGGTCATCGCCTGGTACAGCAGCACGCCGGCGCCCAGCTGCCAGAAGCGCGTGGTGGTCACGTAGAACGCCTGGATCTCCTGCCCGCCCTGCCCGACCAGGCGCAGCGCGTAAGCCAGCGACGCCAGCGTTGCCAGTGCGAACAGGCCCAGCGACAGCGCACGGCCGCGCCCACCGCGCGCCCAGGCCAGGAACAGCAGCGGGAACAGCAGGTAGAACTGCTCTTCCACGCCCAGCGACCAGGTGTGGGTGTACGGATTGAATTCGGTGCGCGGCGAGAAGTAGTCGTTGCCGGTGCTGGCCAGCACCCAGTTGCTCAGGCCGAAGAACGCGCGACGGCCGGTCTTGTCGCTGGTTTCGCTGAGCCAGGATTCGGGAATGAACAGCGCGCTGAGCACGGCGGTGACCAGCAGGCAGACCACCAGCGCCGGCACGATGCGGCGGATGCGCCGCGCATAGAAACGCAGCAGGCCCTGCCAGCCGCCGACCGCAGGCAGCCGGTCGACCGACGCGCTGACCACGAAGCCGGAGATCACGAAAAACACGTCGACGCCGGTGAAGCCACCCGGCAGCCAGCTGGCCTTGAGGTGGTACAGGATCACCGACAGCACGGCGACGGCGCGCAGGCCGTCGATGTGTGGCACGTAGGTTTGTCGCAACTGGCTTTCCTGCATGCACACTCCTGTGACCTGGCGACCTGCCTCGCAGGCCGTCAGGTGGCATTACATGGGGCGATTACGCGCTTACCAGACCAGGTCGTCCGGCACCTGGTAGGCCGGGTCGGCGTACGGGTCGTCTTCGGCCGGGGCGTTAGGATCCACGCGCAGCGCGACCGACGGCGCGAACACCGCTTCGGCCTCGTCCAGCACCGCCGCGGTCACCAGCAGGTAACGGCCATTGCTCTGCAGCACGCCCAGTTCGCCCGCATTGAGCTGGCGCAGCTGGTCGGCGGTGACATAGATGCGCTTGATCTTGCCGCCGTACGGGAAGTGCCGCGCAATGTCGGCGGCTTCATCGTTGAGCGCCTTGCCCTTGAGCAGTTCGTCGAGCTTGACCTTGGCTTCGCGGCGCACGCGCGCCTCTTCCTGCTTCAGGCGCTCGGCTTCGATACGGTCGTCCTTTTCCTTCTGCGCGCGGATCGCATAGGCCTTGGCCAGGTCGATGTCCTCGCGCGAGCGCGGCGCGCCCTGGCCGGGCTTCTGGCCCTGGCCCGGACGGGCTCCGCCGCCACCGGGGCGGCCCTTGCCCTGCGGGCCACGGCGGGCGTCGCCGTCGCGCGCGGGGCGCTGGCCATCGCGCGGCGGGCGCGCGCCATCGGCGGCCTTGCCCTGCGGGCGACCACCGTGCGGCTTGTTCGGGGGCCGGCCATCACGGCGGGCGTCGGGCTTGCGTTCGGGCGTGGGCGCGGACTTGAAGCCCAGGCCCAGCAGCTGGTCGCGGAGGGTATCGCTCATGACGTTGGGTCGATCAGTAGTGCGGGGGCGGTGGTTCTTCGCCCGAATCGGAATACAGCGCGTTGCGGACCTTGCCCAGGTCCTCCAGCAGCAGGCGGGTCAGGTCGGCGTTGCGGCTGCCCTCGATGCGGGCATCGGCCAGCGCTTCGCTGAGCTCGGCCAGCGCCTGTTCCTGGAAGGACACGCGCATTTCAAGCTCGACCAGGCGCGCTTCCAGCGCCTGCTCACGCGCGGAGGGAGTGGACTCATGCATGCAGCGAACGTCCCCGGCCAATGCCGTAGTAAGCCAGGCCCGCCGCTTCGATTTCCTGCGGGTCGTACAGGTTGCGGCCGTCGAATACCACCGCGTCCTTCAGGGTTTCGCGCAGGCGGTTGAAATCCGGGCTGCGGAACTGCTTCCACTCGGTCACCACCACCAGCGCGTCGGCGCCGTCGATGGCGTCGTAGGCGTTCTCGCAGAACACCAGGTCGTCGCGCTCGCCGAAGATCCGGCGTGCTTCATCGGTGGCTTCCGGGTCGTAGGCGCGCACGGTGGCGCCGCCTTCCCACAGCTGCGCCAGCAGGCGGCGGCTGGAGGCTTCGCGCATGTCGTCGGTGTTCGGTTTGAACGACAGGCCCCACACCGCGAAGGTGCGGCCGCGCACGCCCTCATCCTCACCGCGGTCGTAATGGCGCTGGATCAGCTGGAACAGATGCCCCTTCTGCGCATCGTTGACCGCTTCCACCGCATTGAGCAGCTTCGGCTCATGGCCATGCTGCTGCGCGGTGCGGGCCAGCGCCTGCACGTCCTTGGGGAAACACGAGCCGCCGTAACCGGCGCCCGGGTAGATGAAGTGCCAGCCGATGCGCGGGTCCGAACCAATACCCTGGCGGACCTGTTCGACGTCGGCGCCGACCTTTTCGGCAATATTGGCGATCTCGTTCATGAACGAAATCTTGGTCGCCAGCATGGCGTTGGCGGCGTACTTGGTCAGCTCGGCCGAACGCACGTCCATTTCCACCACGCGGTCGTGGTTGCGGTTGAACGGTGCGTACAGGCGGCGCATCAGCGCCACCGATTCGGCGTTGGCCGCGCCGATGACGATGCGGTCCGGCCGCATGCAGTCGGCCACTGCGTCGCCTTCCTTGAGGAATTCGGGGTTGGAGACCACGTCGAACGCGATCTCCTCGCCGCGCTCTGCCAGGACCTCGGCAATCGCGGCGCGGACCTTGTCGGCCGTGCCTACCGGCACGGTCGACTTGTTCACCACCACGGTCGGCACACGCATGTGCCGGCCGATGGTGCGGGCCACGGCCAACACGTACTGCAGGTCGGCGCTGCCGTCCTCGTCCGGTGGCGTGCCCACGGCAATGAAGATCACCTGGCCATGTGCGATCGCCTCGGCGGCGTCGGTGGTGAAGGCCAGCCGCGAGGCGGCATGGTTGGCCTTGACCATCGGCTCCAGGCCCGGCTCGTAGATCGGGATGACGCCACGGTTGAGGCCGTCGACCTTGGCCTGGTCGATATCGACGCAGACCACCTGGTGGCCGACCTCGGCCAGGCAGGTACCCGTGACCAGTCCGACATAGCCGGTACCGAAAATTGCGACGCGCATGTCCGTAGTAACTCCAGTTCCGATTACGGAAGTACGTCCAGCAGCTCGACGTCGAAGGTCAGCGTCGCGTTCGGGCCGATCGGACCGCCCGGCGTGCCCTGCTCACCGTAGGCCAGTTCGCCCGGGATCCAGAAGCGGTACTTGGCGCCGACCGGCATCAGTGCAACGCCTTCCGACCAGCCCTTGACCACCTGGTCCAGGCCGAACACGATCGGCTCGCCACGGGTGTAGCTGCTGTCGAACACGGTGCCGTCGAGCAGCTTGCCTTCGTAGTTCACGCGGACCTTGCTGGTCGGCATCGGGCGCTCGCCCGAACCCGGACGCAGCACCTGGTACTGCAGGCCCGAGGCGGTGGTGACCACGCCCGGCTGGGTCTTGTTCTTGGCCAGGAAGTTGTTGCCTTCGGTGCGGTTGGTACCGGCCTTGGCGGCTTCCTTGGCCTGCATCTCACCCTGCTTGGCGGCCATGAAGGCTTCCAGGGTCGACTTGGCCTGGTCGGCGGTCAGCTTCGGGGTGCCATTGGCGAAGGCGGTCTTGACCGCGTCAAACAGCACGTCCAGGTCGAGCTCGGCCTTCAACGGCGCCAGCGACGGGCCGACGGCGTAGCTGCCCAGCATCAGGCCGACCTTCTCACGGTCCACCTTCGGCGCCGGGGTGCCCGGGGCCATGCCCGGCACCGGCTGGCCGCTCTTGACCGCCATCGCCATGCGCAGCGACTGGTCGGTCTTCTGGGCTTCTTCCTGGGTGATCAGCGGCTGCTTGCCTTCGAAGGCGTTGTTCACTGCACGACGCAGGGCGGCCAGATCGATTTCGTCGGCGATCGGGGCGAACGAATTTGCGACATCCATGCCGATGGCATAGCTGACGTTTTCACGCTGGGAGGTCAAGGTCGAAGTCTCCTTTGCGGCTGCACCTGCAGCCGGTTGTTGCGACATCACGGTACCGGTGGCACCCATCGCCAGAATCAGAACCGACGCCGCGGCGCCGCGCATTCCCATCTTCATTCGCTGCATTCCTGGAAGTTACTGGACGCCGACGTCGGCGCGAATCCGGCATTGTCGCACGCACGTGCGAGATGTCGAGGCTGTCAGTGCGTCGGCGGTGTGACAGACAGCTCACGTTCGATCGCGGCGACCAGCGCCTTGTCGTCCGGCGTCACCTTGCTGGGGAACTGGGCGACCACCTTGCCGTCCCGCCCGATCAGGTACTTATGGAAGTTCCAGCCCGGTGCGACCTTGGTGGCGGCGGTCAGGCGCTGGTACAGCGGCGTGGCCTCCGGCCCGGTGACCTGCACCTTCTGGAACATGGGGAACTTCACGCCGTAGGTCAGCGTGCAGAACTCCTGGATCTCCTTCTCGCTGCCCGGTTCCTGGCCCTTGAAGTCGTTGGAGGGGAAGCCCAGCACCGAGAAGCCGCGCGCGGCGTACTTCTTCTGCAGGGCCTCCAGGGCCTCGTACTGCGGGGTGTAGCCGCACTTGCTGGCGGTGTTGACCACCAGCAGCACCTTGCCGCCGTAGGTCTTCTCCAGGTTCACTTCCGACTTGCCCGCCAGCGGCCGGTAGTCGACGTCGAGCAGGTCGGCCGCCTGGGCCGAAGCGCTGCCCAGCAGGCCCACCAGCAGCAGGCCCACGCCCCAGCGGCGGGCGCGCGCGCGGAAAGCGGGGTTCGGGGGCAGCACGGGAGACGTCTGGGACATCGCAAAAACTCCGGATCGAAGCGGGAAAACCTGCTGTGCAGGGCGCACGCGGACTATATCACCGGGGGTTTTGCTCCCGCAGCTGAATGCACGGCAGTGAAAATGAAGGTGATGACGGGGAGATTTCACCTGCTGAATCAACAACTTGCGCCCCGCATTCAGACTGTGTAACACCCCTGCCATCAGTTGGGGCGTGTCGGGTATTGCACATCGGCGTGTCGGTGTTATAGTTGCATACAACACCAGTCACCTGATGCAGGGGAAGCCCATGAACCGCATGCGCCACCACTCCGCCAAAGCCCTTACAGCCGCGTCCGCGCTGCTGCTGCTGGGCTGGTTCAGCATCCCCGCCGGTGACCGTGGCAGCGACATCGCCACCGGTGCGTTTGAAGGCCCGCAGGACGCAGGCGTCATCAAGGCAGGGACCGCCGACGGCGCCCCCACGCCTCCCCGCCGGCTGCACAGCTCCCTGTCCATGCCTTACTTCTCATTCGCACAGTCGCTGAACCCACGGAGCTGACCATGAGCGATATCCAATGGAGCGATGGTGCTCCGATCTACCGTCAGCTGAAGGAACGCGTGATCGCCATGATGCTGGACAGCATCATCAAGCCCGGCGATGCGTTGCCCTCGGTTCGACAGGTGGCCGCCGAGTACCAGCTCAACCCCATCACCGTGTCGCGCGCTTACCAGGAACTGGCCGACGAAGGCCTGGTCGAGAAGCGCCGTGGCCTGGGCATGTTCATGACCGAGGAAGCCGCCACCCAGCTGCGCAGCAGCGAGCGCGACCGCTTCCTCAATGAAGAATGGCCGCTGGTCCTGGAGCGCATCCAGCGCCTGGGCCTGCATCTCGACGAATTGCTGCCCCAGGGGAAATCCTCATGAATGCCGTTGCTAGTGATGTCGTCATCTCCGCCCGTGGCCTGCGCAAGGCCTACAAGCAGACCCTCGCGCTGGACAACACCAGCTTCACCATCGCGCCGGGCCGGATCACCGGCCTGATCGGCCCCAACGGTGCCGGCAAGACCACCCTGCTCAAGGCGCTGCTGGGCCTGACCACGGTGGACGGCGAGCTGAGCGTGCTCGGGCTGGACCCGACCGTGCAGCGCAACGCGCTCATGAATGACGTGTGCTTCATCGCCGACGTGGCGGTACTGCCGCGCTGGATGAAGGTGCGCGACGCGATCGACTTCGTGGCCGGGGTGCACCCGCGCTTCGACCGCGCCCGCTGCGAGCGTTTCCTGGCGGCGACCAAGCTGCAGCCGCGCCAGCGCGTGCGCGAACTGTCCAAGGGCATGATCGTGCAGCTGCACCTGGCACTGGTGATGGCCATCGACGCCAAGGTGCTGGTGCTGGACGAACCGACGCTGGGCCTGGACATCCTGTACCGCAAGGAGTTCTACCAGCGCCTGCTGGAAGACTACTTCGACGAGCAGAAGACGATCATCGTCACCACCCACCAGGTGGAAGAGATCGAGCACATCCTGACCGACGTGATGTTCATCCGCGACGGCCGCATCGTGCTGACCGCCGACATGGAAGAGGTCGGCGAGCGCTACACCGAAGTGCTGGTCTCGGCCGAGACGCTGGAGGCCGCCCGTGCGCTGGGCCCGATCGACGAGCGCAGCCTGCCGTTCGGCAAGACCGTACTGCTGTTCGACGGGGTGCCGCGCGCCCAGCTCACGCCGCTTGGCGAAATCCGCAGCCCCGGGCTGGCGGATCTGTTCGTGGCCATCATGAAGGGAACCTACGCATGAACACCGTCCACTACCACCCGATCAGCAAGGCCAGCACGTTCAAGTGGCTGCTCAAGCGCGAGTACTGGGAAAACCGCGGCGGTTTCCTGTGGGCGCCGCTGATCGCCGGCGGCATTTCGCTGGTGATGAGCCTGATCGGGATCCTGATCGGCCTGTGGGGCCTGCGCCGTGCGGCCGCGAGCGGTGACCTGCACATCGACAACCGCAACATCAGCATCAACGGCCTGGACCTGAAGCTGCTGACCGAGCACATGGACGCCAAGAGCATGGCCGACCTGGGCAATGCGCTGGACGCGACGCTGGTGCTGAGTTCGCTGTGGCCGTTCGTGGTGCTGGCCTTCGTGGTGTTCTTCTACTGCCTGGGTGCGCTGTATGACGACCGCCGCGACCGCAGCATACTGTTCTGGAAGTCGCTGCCGCTGTCGGATACCCAGACCGTGCTGTCCAAGGCGCTGAGCGCGCTGCTGGTGGCGCCGGTGATCGCGGTGATCGCGTCGGTGCTGACCATGTTCGGCTTCCTGGCGATCCTGTCGGTGATCGTGATGACCCACGGCGGCAACCCGATGACCCTGATCTGGGGCCCGGCCAGCCCGCTGGCATTCCTGGCCGGCCACCTGGCCTGGCTGCCGGTGTACCTGCTGTGGGCGCTGCCGACGGTGGGCTGGCTGCTGATGTGGTCGGCGCTGGCCAAGTCCAAGCCGTTCCTGTGGGCGGTGATGCTGCCGCTCTTCGCCGGGATCATCGTCAGCACCACCCGGGTGATGCAGCTGTTCGACATGAGCAGCGGCTGGTTCTGGCAGCACATCGTGGGCCGCCTGTTGCTGGGCACGCTGCCGGGCAGCGACCTGTTCTACCGCCAGGACCAGCTGCAGGCGGTGATGCACGACAGCGACAACATCGCTGCGGCGCTGTCGCCGTCCAGCCAGCTGGCCGCGCTGGCCCTGCCGGAATTGTGGATCGGCGCGGCTGCCGGGGCTGTATTCATCGTGATTGCCATCCGCCTGCGCCGCCGCGCCGGCGAAATCTGATCCCTCACCGCTTCGAGGAACCGTCCATGATCCGCACGCTTGCCATTGCTTCGCTGATGTTGCTGCCGCTGACCGCACTGGCCGATGAGCCGCAGTGCAAGTTCAACGCGCCCCGCGATCTCAAGCTCGACGTCGCCGGCGCCAAGGCGGTGGTGTTCGAGGTCAACCAGCACGACCTGGTGCTGCAGGCCGGCCCGGGCGCTGCCCAGCTGGGCGGTCGGGCCTGTGCCTCCAACGCCGACTGGCTGCCGGAGCTGACGGTCACCCAGGAGAAGGTGGGCGACAAGCTGGTGGTGCGGCTGCGCCGGGAGAACCAGGGGCTGAAGTTCAACATGAGCGGCAACAGCTACGCGTACCTTGACCTGCGCGGCACGATTCCGGACAACGTGCTGATCCAGATGAAGGTGGGCTCGGGCGATGCGTCGGTCACCGGGGCACATTCGCTGAGTGCGGACGTGGGCTCGGGCGACATCAACCTGCGCGACATCAAGGGCCTGGTCACGGCGGCGATCGGTTCGGGCGATGTGGAGCTCGACGGGGCGGGTGCGCTGAACCTGCTGTCGGTGGGTTCGGGCGACTTCACTGCCCGCAACCTGCGCGGCGATGTCACGGTCGGCACGATCGGTTCGGGTGACCTGACCCTGGACGGGGTGACCGGCAACGTCGCCATCAAGACGGTGGGTTCGGGCGATGTGGACCTGCGCCAGGTGAAGGGCAACGTGAGCCTGGGCAACATCGGGTCGGGCGACTTCGAGGCACGCGATGTCGGCGGCAGCGTGACGGTGGACCGTCACGGTTCGGGCGATGTGACGGTGCGCGATGTGGGCGGCGACCTGACCGTGGCCAACAGTGGCAGCGGCGACATCAATGACAGCAACGTGCGCGGCCGCGTCCAGCTGCCGCGTGGCAAGTAAGGAGACGCGCACATGAAGACTCGACTGCTGCTGCCGGCGCTGCTGCTGTGCCTGCCCCTGGCGGGGTGCGGCAATGCCGATTCGAACCGGACGGACCCGGCCACGGGCAAGCCGGTGGTGGACGCCGATTCGATCGGGAAGAAGGTCAAGGACGCGACGGACAAGGCCCGGGTGGAAATGGCCCAGGGCAACATCAAGGTGTCCAACAACCAGTCGGACAAGGCGGAGATCACGCCGCAAGGGGACCTGCTGATCAATGGCAAGGCGGTGGCGGTGGATGCGCACCAGCGTGCGCTGCTGCTGGACTACCGCAAGCAGATCGAGGCGCTGGCCGGTGCGGGCATGGACATCGGGGTGGCCGGTGCGAGCCTGGGGGTGAAGGCGGCCGGCGAGGCGCTGCGGGGGGTGTTCTCGGGCGATACGCAGGGCATCGAGGAGCGGGTGAACGCGGAGGCGGCGAAGATGGAGGCGAGCGCGAAGCAGCTGTGCGGGCTGCTGCCGGTGATGCTGGCCAAGCAGCAGGCGCTGGCGGCGGCGCTGCCGGCCTTCAAGCCGTACGCGACGATGGACCAGAGCGACATCGACGACTGCCACAACTGACGGCGGGAGCCTGCGACGTTCGGTCGCAGTCAGGCCACCGGGACGGGGGGAGGACTACACTAGTCCTCCCCTTTTTCGTTGTTCGCCCGCCATGAAGAAGTTGTGCCTGCTGCTGTTCGCCCTGTTCTGCGTTGTCGCCACCGGCTGCGACCAGGAGTACCGCAACCACCGCGCGGAGCGCAGCAAACCGAAGATCACGGTCAGCGACGGCATGGTGACGGTGCGCCGGGCGCCGGCGCCGAACCTGATCATCCTGCCGAACGGGCACATGAAGGTGGACGAGATCGAGATTCCGCTGGACGACAGCCAGCAGGCGCTGCTGCAGAACATGTTCGGGCAGCT is from Stenotrophomonas bentonitica and encodes:
- a CDS encoding GntR family transcriptional regulator, translating into MSDIQWSDGAPIYRQLKERVIAMMLDSIIKPGDALPSVRQVAAEYQLNPITVSRAYQELADEGLVEKRRGLGMFMTEEAATQLRSSERDRFLNEEWPLVLERIQRLGLHLDELLPQGKSS
- a CDS encoding DUF2884 family protein, giving the protein MKTRLLLPALLLCLPLAGCGNADSNRTDPATGKPVVDADSIGKKVKDATDKARVEMAQGNIKVSNNQSDKAEITPQGDLLINGKAVAVDAHQRALLLDYRKQIEALAGAGMDIGVAGASLGVKAAGEALRGVFSGDTQGIEERVNAEAAKMEASAKQLCGLLPVMLAKQQALAAALPAFKPYATMDQSDIDDCHN
- a CDS encoding acyltransferase family protein, whose amino-acid sequence is MRQTYVPHIDGLRAVAVLSVILYHLKASWLPGGFTGVDVFFVISGFVVSASVDRLPAVGGWQGLLRFYARRIRRIVPALVVCLLVTAVLSALFIPESWLSETSDKTGRRAFFGLSNWVLASTGNDYFSPRTEFNPYTHTWSLGVEEQFYLLFPLLFLAWARGGRGRALSLGLFALATLASLAYALRLVGQGGQEIQAFYVTTTRFWQLGAGVLLYQAMTLAGRFTAVPVARGFSWRSPVLLLAVAALGYGLWSARPGHSPWPDGLWPVLSTGVLLAVLHGHPQGWIGRALSSTPMVWVGKLSYSLYLWHWPVFVLFRWTVGLETVANGAIAVLLVFALAWLSWRWVEQPLRHGARGPRTNGRWVLLGLAVLVLGAGLQSALVKHQRHYSLSTVSRHPLDWYPYAKGLKKEVPDCQVVESHIPVAGGQARLLQRGECPGGSGTGTVLFVAGDSHALVYNELLRRKVVQDGGQVRLYGSGGCALVGMQGWRGPNPACDAYTRNVLDDIQANARAGDVLFLPGLRVPRLAEQYQLFDIAQVQADLASPAAVSGRAGEVAAAIEQLRPLAERGVRIVFEAPKPVLPAPPYRCSDAFNRHNPICTNGMEIPRAQTEAMRAPVLESLKQVAAALPGASVWDPLPLLCPGALCGPDLDGRPLYFDGDHLSGYGNRVLLPSFREQVR
- a CDS encoding DUF2058 domain-containing protein; translation: MSDTLRDQLLGLGFKSAPTPERKPDARRDGRPPNKPHGGRPQGKAADGARPPRDGQRPARDGDARRGPQGKGRPGGGGARPGQGQKPGQGAPRSREDIDLAKAYAIRAQKEKDDRIEAERLKQEEARVRREAKVKLDELLKGKALNDEAADIARHFPYGGKIKRIYVTADQLRQLNAGELGVLQSNGRYLLVTAAVLDEAEAVFAPSVALRVDPNAPAEDDPYADPAYQVPDDLVW
- a CDS encoding SlyX family protein, coding for MHESTPSAREQALEARLVELEMRVSFQEQALAELSEALADARIEGSRNADLTRLLLEDLGKVRNALYSDSGEEPPPPHY
- a CDS encoding UDP-glucose dehydrogenase family protein, whose translation is MRVAIFGTGYVGLVTGTCLAEVGHQVVCVDIDQAKVDGLNRGVIPIYEPGLEPMVKANHAASRLAFTTDAAEAIAHGQVIFIAVGTPPDEDGSADLQYVLAVARTIGRHMRVPTVVVNKSTVPVGTADKVRAAIAEVLAERGEEIAFDVVSNPEFLKEGDAVADCMRPDRIVIGAANAESVALMRRLYAPFNRNHDRVVEMDVRSAELTKYAANAMLATKISFMNEIANIAEKVGADVEQVRQGIGSDPRIGWHFIYPGAGYGGSCFPKDVQALARTAQQHGHEPKLLNAVEAVNDAQKGHLFQLIQRHYDRGEDEGVRGRTFAVWGLSFKPNTDDMREASSRRLLAQLWEGGATVRAYDPEATDEARRIFGERDDLVFCENAYDAIDGADALVVVTEWKQFRSPDFNRLRETLKDAVVFDGRNLYDPQEIEAAGLAYYGIGRGRSLHA
- a CDS encoding FKBP-type peptidyl-prolyl cis-trans isomerase codes for the protein MKMGMRGAAASVLILAMGATGTVMSQQPAAGAAAKETSTLTSQRENVSYAIGMDVANSFAPIADEIDLAALRRAVNNAFEGKQPLITQEEAQKTDQSLRMAMAVKSGQPVPGMAPGTPAPKVDREKVGLMLGSYAVGPSLAPLKAELDLDVLFDAVKTAFANGTPKLTADQAKSTLEAFMAAKQGEMQAKEAAKAGTNRTEGNNFLAKNKTQPGVVTTASGLQYQVLRPGSGERPMPTSKVRVNYEGKLLDGTVFDSSYTRGEPIVFGLDQVVKGWSEGVALMPVGAKYRFWIPGELAYGEQGTPGGPIGPNATLTFDVELLDVLP
- a CDS encoding glutathione peroxidase, which codes for MSQTSPVLPPNPAFRARARRWGVGLLLVGLLGSASAQAADLLDVDYRPLAGKSEVNLEKTYGGKVLLVVNTASKCGYTPQYEALEALQKKYAARGFSVLGFPSNDFKGQEPGSEKEIQEFCTLTYGVKFPMFQKVQVTGPEATPLYQRLTAATKVAPGWNFHKYLIGRDGKVVAQFPSKVTPDDKALVAAIERELSVTPPTH
- a CDS encoding ABC transporter ATP-binding protein translates to MNAVASDVVISARGLRKAYKQTLALDNTSFTIAPGRITGLIGPNGAGKTTLLKALLGLTTVDGELSVLGLDPTVQRNALMNDVCFIADVAVLPRWMKVRDAIDFVAGVHPRFDRARCERFLAATKLQPRQRVRELSKGMIVQLHLALVMAIDAKVLVLDEPTLGLDILYRKEFYQRLLEDYFDEQKTIIVTTHQVEEIEHILTDVMFIRDGRIVLTADMEEVGERYTEVLVSAETLEAARALGPIDERSLPFGKTVLLFDGVPRAQLTPLGEIRSPGLADLFVAIMKGTYA
- a CDS encoding GIN domain-containing protein, with product MIRTLAIASLMLLPLTALADEPQCKFNAPRDLKLDVAGAKAVVFEVNQHDLVLQAGPGAAQLGGRACASNADWLPELTVTQEKVGDKLVVRLRRENQGLKFNMSGNSYAYLDLRGTIPDNVLIQMKVGSGDASVTGAHSLSADVGSGDINLRDIKGLVTAAIGSGDVELDGAGALNLLSVGSGDFTARNLRGDVTVGTIGSGDLTLDGVTGNVAIKTVGSGDVDLRQVKGNVSLGNIGSGDFEARDVGGSVTVDRHGSGDVTVRDVGGDLTVANSGSGDINDSNVRGRVQLPRGK